From Neomonachus schauinslandi chromosome 12, ASM220157v2, whole genome shotgun sequence, the proteins below share one genomic window:
- the FIGNL1 gene encoding fidgetin-like protein 1, which produces MQTSSSRSVHLSEWQKNYFAITSGICTPGQKADAYRAQILRVQYAWANAELSQVCATKLFRKYAEKYSAVIDSDNVETGLNNYAESILTLARSQQTDSDKWQSGLSINNVFKMSNVQEMMQAGKKSRDSLLAPADASVVIHKEAVVLDPPKLSVCGGSGESGPLTNAPPDTNRTQDIPESSPSKCPQDAQPPVLTNTRKTCPSSLTLFGDFATAKIHATPLFGNVKKENNSSPKANIGLNMFSSNQSCLPSGFENPRERKTFYGSGTIDALSAPIVNKAFSKTEDNGQREESSLPTFKTAKEQLWIDQQKKYHQPQRASGSSYGGVKKSLGASRSRGIFGKFVPPVPKPDGGDQNGGMQYKAYGAGAAELAHPVDERLKNLEPKMIELIMHEIMDHGPPISWDDIAGVEFAKATIKEIVVWPMMRPDIFTGLRGPPKGILLFGPPGTGKTLIGKCIASQSGATFFSISASSLTSKWVGEGEKMVRALFAVARCQQPAVIFIDEIDSLLSQRGDGEHESSRRIKTEFLVQLDGATTSSEDRILVVGATNRPQEIDEAARRRLVKRLYIPLPEAAARKQIVINLMSKEQCCLSEEEIALVVRQTDGFSGADMTQLCREASLGPIRSLQTVDIATVTPDQVRPIAYVDFENAFRTVRPSVSPKDLELYENWNRTFGCGK; this is translated from the coding sequence ATGCAGACCTCCAGCTCCAGGTCTGTGCACCTGAGTGAATGGCAGAAGAATTACTTTGCAATTACATCGGGCATATGTACCCCAGGACAGAAGGCAGATGCGTACCGAGCACAGATATTACGCGTTCAGTATGCATGGGCAAACGCTGAGCTCTCCCAAGTCTGTGCCACCAAACTGTTCAGAAAATACGCAGAGAAATATTCTGCAGTTATTGATTCTGACAATGTTGAGACTGGCTTGAATAACTACGCAGAAAGCATTTTAACTTTAGCAAGATCTCAGCAGACTGACAGTGACAAGTGGCAGTCTGGACTgtcaataaataatgttttcaaaatgagtAATGTACAGGAGATGATGCAAGCTGGCAAAAAATCCAGAGACTCTCTGTTGGCACCTGCTGATGCATCGGTAGTAATCCATAAAGAGGCTGTTGTCCTCGATCCTCCTAAACTTAGTGTTTGTGGGGGTTCTGGGGAGAGTGGCCCATTAACTAATGCACCTCCTGATACGAATAGGACCCAAGACATCCCAGAGAGCAGTCCTTCGAAGTGCCCTCAGGATGCCCAGCCACCTGTGCTGACTAACACCAGAAAGACCTGTCCTTCATCCTTAACACTGTTTGGTGACTTTGCCACTGCAAAAATCCATGCCACACCATTATTTGGAAAtgttaagaaggaaaataacagcTCTCCAAAGGCCAACATAGGACTAAATATGTTCTCATCTAATCAGTCTTGTTTGccttctggctttgaaaatccACGGGAGAGAAAAACTTTTTATGGTTCTGGCACCATTGATGCCCTTTCTGCCCCGATAGTGAATAAGGCTTTTAGTAAAACAGAGGATAATGGCCAAAGGGAAGAGAGTAGCCTGCCTACTTTTAAAACTGCAAAGGAACAATTATGGATAGATCAGCAAAAAAAGTACCACCAACCCCAGCGTGCATCCGGGTCTTCCTACGGTGGTGTAAAGAAGTCTCTGGGAGCTAGTAGGTCCCGAGGAATATTTGGGAAGTTCGTTCCTCCTGTACCTAAGCCAGATGGGGGAGATCAGAATGGGGGAATGCAGTATAAGGCTTACGGTGCAGGAGCTGCGGAGCTGGCACATCCAGTTGATGAGCGGCTGAAGAACTTGGAGCCAAAGATGATTGAACTTATCATGCATGAGATTATGGATCATGGACCGCCCATAAGCTGGGACGATATCGCAGGAGTAGAATTTGCCAAAGCCACAATAAAGGAGATAGTCGTGTGGCCCATGATGAGGCCAGACATCTTTACGGGTTTACGAGGACCCCCTAAAGGAATTCTGCTCTTCGGGCCCCCCGGGACTGGTAAAACTCTAATTGGCAAGTGCATTGCTAGTCAGTCTGGGGCAACGTTCTTCAGTATCTCTGCTTCTTCTTTGACGTCTAAGTGGGTAGGTGAGGGGGAGAAAATGGTTCGTGCATTGTTTGCCGTGGCAAGGTGTCAGCAGCCGGCTGTGATATTCATTGATGAAATCGATTCCCTGTTATCTCAACGAGGAGATGGTGAGCACGAATCTTCTAGAAGGATAAAAACGGAATTTCTAGTGCAGTTAGATGGAGCAACCACATCTTCTGAAGATCGGATTCTAGTGGTGGGAGCAACCAATCGGCCCCAAGAAATTGATGAGGCTGCCCGGAGAAGGTTGGTCAAAAGGCTTTATATTCCGCTCCCAGAAGCTGCGGCTAGGAAACAGATTGTGATTAATCTGATGTCCAAGGAGCAGTGCTGCCTCAGTGAGGAGGAAATTGCCCTCGTTGTAAGGCAGACCGATGGGTTCTCGGGAGCTGACATGACACAGCTTTGCAGAGAGGCGTCTCTCGGGCCTATTCGCAGTTTACAAACTGTTGACATCGCCACGGTAACACCCGATCAAGTTCGACCAATAGCTTATGTTGATTTTGAGAACGCCTTCAGAACCGTGCGGCCTAGTGTGTCTCCTAAAGATTTAGAGCTTTATGAGAACTGGAACAGAACTTTTGGTTGCGGGAAGTGA